gtaatatggtccagtttcctggtgtaatgtggtccagtttcctggtgtaatatggtccagtttactggtgtaatatggtccagtttcctggtgtaatatggtccagtttcctggtgtaatgtggtccagtttcctggtgtaatatggtccagtttcctggtgtaatgtggtccagtttcctggtgtaatatggtccagtttcctggtgtattgtggtccagtttcctggtgtaatatggtccagtttcctggtgtattgtggtccagtttcctggtgtaatgtggtccagtttcctggtgtaatatagtccagtttcctggtgtaatgtggtccagtttcctggtgtaatgtggtccagtttcctggtgtaatatggtccagtttactggtgtaatatggtccagtttcctggtgtaatatggtccagtttcctggtgtaatatggtccagtttcctggtgtaatatggtccagtttcctggtgtaatgtggtccagtttcctggtgtaatatggtccagtttcctggtttaatatggtccagtttcctggtgtaatgtggtccagtttcctggtgtaatatggtccagtttcctggtgtaatgtggtccagtttcctggtgtaatatggtccagtttcctggtgtaatatggtccagtttcctggtgtaatacggtccagtttcctggtgtaatgtggtccagtttcctggtgtaatgtggtccagtttcctggtgtaatatggtccagtttcctggtgtaatatggtccagtttcctggtgtaatgtggtccagtttcctggtgtaatatggtccagtttcctggtgtaatatggtccagtttcctggtgtaatatggtccagtttcctggtgtaatacggtccagtttcctggtgtaatgtggtccagtttcctggtgtaatgtggtccagtttcctggtgtaatgtggtccagtttcctggtgtaatatggtccagtttcctggtgtaatatggtccagtttcctggtgtaatatggtccagtttcctggtgtaatatggtccagtttcctggtgtaatatggtccagtttcctggtgtaacatggtccagtttcctggtgtaatatggtccagtttcctggtgtaatatgttccagtttcctggtgtaatatggtccagtttcctggtgtaatatggtccagtttcctggtgtaatatggtccagtttcctggtgtaatatggtccagtttcctggtgtaatatggtccagtttcctggtgtaatatggtccagtttcctggtgtaatgtggtccagtttcctggtgtaatatggtccagtttcctggtgtaatatggtccagtttcctggtgtaatatggtccagtttcctggtgtaatatggtccagtttcctggtgtaatatggtccagtttcctggtgtaatatggtccagtttcctggtgtaatatggtccagtttcctggtgtaatatggtccagtttcctggtgtaatatggtccagtttcctggtgtaatatggtccagtttcctggtgtaatatggtccagtttcctggtgtaatgtggtccagtttcctggtgtaatgtggtccagtttcctggtttaatgtggtccagtttcctggtgtaatatggtccagtttcctggtgtaatgtggtccagtttcctggtgtaatgtggtccagtttcctggtgtaatatggtccagtttcctggtgtaatgtggtccagtttcctggtgtaatgtggtccagtttcctggtgtttgtaaggactctggatcagcgttctggatcagctgcggctgcctgatagatttcttgttcaggcctgtaaagatgtcattgcaataatccaacctgctgaaaatgaatgcatgaatacgtttttccatgtctcgtgtagacagaatccccttaattctagcaatgtttttcaggtggtagtaggcagatttagtgataaactttagatggctgttgaagttcaggtctgagtcaataattacacatagatttctggcttgatttgtagctgtcaatgacatggagccaaggtgagcgctgatcttttccctttcatttttagggccaaaaatgatcatctctttcttttctgcatttagctggagaaaattctggcacatccactcattgatttggtgagttactcaatgagagtaggggacaaGTCCTCAAAAAAGGCTTTAGTTTTTGAGATACCCTTACCCGAGGTAGAACCAACCACAACAACCCTGAAAAGGGGCCAAATTGGGCCAGTTCGAATAGGGGTAACgtgaggggaaaaaagcccATAACTTGAGAATGCTCACTCTTTTCTGCATCAAACTTGCTGAGGTTTGAACCAGGTGTCTGTCCACCATCATCAAACAGTCAGAAAATGATTTACCTAAGAAAATAGTGAAATATAGCACTGTAATCATACCTTAAGTTTAGGCGGAAATTGTATTTGGTAATAAGAACATATAGGACTCCTTCACTTTTCTCTCATTTATCAGAAAAACATAAATCACTATAAAATATACTATCACTTAGTTGTCTTGAATGCTATTGAATACTAACCAGTGGTTTTATGGAGATATCTGGTACAGTTCTCTTgaaaatgagatttctttagaCACAGCCTCTCTCTGAAACAGTAAATGAAGTCATTCCGAATGGAGGATTAGTGGCATAATAGCCTTTAAGTTAAGTATGCTCACTCTGATGGTGATCATATCTGGAGAGGGGGATGCGAGGTGGCTGAACTACATCACTGAGGCCCATTGTTCCTAGACTAAGAGTCAGTGCAGTTTCTCGACTGGCCGCtcgaggctggctgcaaaataataataataataacaatacagATTATTTATAGGTGCCTTTCTAGTATTCAAGGATACCTTACATAAGAtagaaacaaacaataaaatcaaacgCCATAGACGGAcatacagttaccccaagaaccagtggtccatggacattaatatttggtacagttaccaagaaccagtggtccatggacattaatatttggtacagttaccaagaaccagtggtccatggacattaatatttggtacagttaccaagaaccagtgatccatggacattaatatttggtacagttaccaagaaccagtggtccatggacattaatatttggtacaattaccaagaaccagtggtccatggacattaatatttggtacagttaccaagaaccagtggtccatggacattaatatttggtacagttaccaagaaccagtggtccatggacattaatatttgaccaCAAATCcaatttcctgatatttatatacttaatttctacgccggggaaatacatgaagcaaagcttgaagatacaaaagtcttgacacttggtccgacttcaaggcaggatttgttgtagaaattaaagtgatgaggacactgaactttatgatttgaccgtttaacgttagctacccaaaaatccaacattacctgatacaaaatgggaaccacaaatccacgtttcagtgtctggaatccagttgtttctgtgaattgcagtgatccatttgactctcaagcttatttttcggcagcaAACGATAACtcagtacagtcgatcgcacaacagcccCTTTCCcaatttagatgttttccagttgctcaaactgaaagtttaagctgccactcagtctttctgccactcagtctttctgccactcagtctttctgccactcagtctttctgccactcagtgggcgtaacccgctgtgaagttgcatctgtgacgtcatgctcaTTCCCTCTATTTAAGCTGTAGGGGGATACTTCGTATTTCCTACATGATTTGCATTCATTTTTCTTAAGTAGATAATGACCCACTGTGATATGTCATATGATTTATTATCTTTtttacacatacacatgcatgcacgcacacacacacacaaacacacacacacacgttatatTAACTATTGCACATGACTGTATGACAAAGACTAAACTTCTAAAATTGTTTCAGTTCATAAATAAGATGGATTATTGAGAGACTCAACAATATAATTGCAATTGTAGAAAAATTGGAATAAAACAGGTCAGAATAAAATGTGGAGAACAGCTCAGTTTTGGAAGTGACACTCGTTAGTTCTCCTGCCGGCTGGACAAAACAGATCTCCCAGTGTCTCCTCACCGGTCCACCACCGTTCCTCTGCTCACACTATGGACTGGCTGCTGGAGAAAAACTGGCAGAAGAGGCAACAGTCATATTCCTGGACTTCCATCTGCGGTGGTTTCACTTCAATTCAAGTAGATCAGATTCATCACGGTAGTCAAGAAGTCAACATACCGAGTTGAGGAAGGGGATGTTCACAGCGGACAGAAGAAAGCCTGCTGCCATGGGGAGGAATGACCTACAGAGACAAGAGAAATGTGTCAGGAAATCCTCTTTTGGTTCAGGTATGGTGACATGCATAAGTATACATTACTCAAGAGGGCATTTCCTTTATTCGAAAGCATAATTCTTTCTTTTCATAACCAGACATTGTACTGTTCTCTCCTACAAAACTGTAAAAATAGATGTGAACAAACCTTTCTTGAAATCACCCACAAGTCTCTGAAAATTGGTTTTGAAACCTGTTTTTCCAACCTCTGGGGGACAACATCCCAGCAGCATCCGATTCAACCCAACCCGTGTTAATTCACTAATGCAAAAATGGGCAGAACAAAGAAGCCTGCAAGGAAGTTGGAGCACGTCTACTTTACCTCCTTCAAGCTGGCTGTATGGTTAGCATGCTCACTACCTTGCTTAAATGTTGaaaaattcatccatccatcctaattagggcccgagcactaacAGTGCAAAGACCCTATTTTATCTGTAGaaattgttcttgtttttttttttccttcttccgacgaaatgagggtttttttccccctaaacgtggcccaaaagtcaccaaattttgcatgcaagccaggtctggcgaaaaatttgatatttaatggtttgcattaatgggcgtggcctaatggcccaacaacgccccctagaaaacttctaGGGGAGGAACTCTGGATgaactccttcatccagagctacactcctctaccttcactccttcatccagagctggttcttccaccacaacgtggtgtgaaatcagtaccagactcttctcctccattgatcctcgatggtggaacgacctaccaaactctgtctgatctgcaggtctggacctacttttaagagcaagataaagactcagctctttaaggagcacttcggcATCTACTGTAGTAGGATGCATGTACATACGTCAAGATGGATGTCttcttagacgtagctttcttatttaaaaaaataaaaaataaatacacatatatattctagcactggcatggcagcacctgtgtctaACTGGACTCTcatcagtctgaccagcactgatccagctggacctcctATAGGATtcctgcttgtgttgttctctcatatgtaagtcgctttggataaaagcgtctgctaaatgacagtagtagtagtagtagtagtagtagtagtagtagtagtagtaatatgaTCAATGTCCATGGCCCCTAGGAACAGTGAAGCAGTTATGAATCTGAGGGGACTGAACCCTGACTGGGATGATGTGAGGGAGAGCAGCACAACATctcaacacaaaaacacactccTGCTTTGAAACGGGAAAAAGCAGTTCAAGTGTAAGATGTTGCCATGCACGCAGCTTTCCATGACAACATCAAACAATAAAGTGACGAACAAAAATCCAAGATTTTATAAatgatcattttttcattttgtatcaCTAATCCTGTATCTGTGAGAAACACGGGACTTACCTGAACAGAAGCACAAAGCCATAACTCTCCACCACCATTCCAATGACAGGCCAGCGGAACAGTACCAGCAACActcccccaaaaaagaaaagacttcCTCGAAACTTGTGTCGTTGGAAAAAGAAGTGGGCCGTCCTCCTGAAGCCGATGATGAAGGTTAAACCAGCCAGAAACAGAATCTACAGAGAACAAAATGTGAGTGCTAAAGACTCATCCCGACACTTCTAAACATGTTTTAGTCTTCTATTTCAACCCAAATTAGATCGTGTCAGACAAAACTATGGAGAACATCCACACCTCCCTGACTCGTGTCCTTTTGTATATCTTCACTTGTAAAGTCGAGTCTTTTGTCTTTTGACTTTGCAGTTAAAGAAAAGAACAGGACTGCTGCAGCAGCCTTTATTCTGGATGGAGATGAGCAGATGGCTTTCCTACGGGAGCGTAACGCTGCCAccccagaaaaataaaaaatatcagtatcacgttataacatgaaacgtttattgttatatatactatttattgcgttataacgtgaaaaataaaaataatgttttagaagaggaagattttttttcattatgtacatggagaaaaaagtcgaaatgtcgagaaaaaagtcgaaatgttgagattaatgttgaaatgtcgagaataatgttgaagtacaatttcgagaaaaagtcgaaatgtatttcaactttattctcgaaattccggctttattcacgaaatttcaacttttttctcaacatttcaacttttttctcgaagtgcacaataaaaaaaatcttcccctctcaaatattttttttcatgcatggccctaatactccgtacaTACGAGAGGGAACAGGGAAGGGAGGAAGTGATTTCTCTCCGACTTGATGTGTATTCATATTGAACATAAGGTCTTCACGTGTTACATACGATGTTACATCCAGCTGTCGCCAACacagggagaaagaaagaggccAGTGCAGGTTTGACTCAAACATGAGTCCATGGCTCCACTGACCCCCATTtacaaatgtccaactttaaggCGGAAATACAAATATTAACATCCTGGTATGAAAAATATTTTGCTCCATAGTTCACGAGGGATCAGATTTTACAACAATGGCAACTTTTTAAGGACCTCATCAGAATGAATTATATAAAGCTGAAAATGTGTGTATAATTAGTGGTAAATTTGATTGACTACTACCTCACAGtctttaattataattataaagggTAGCTGTCACTACTTCAGTTACTCGGAACCTAGTCATTTAGTGATCATAATATTAGAGCTGTGGATTAAAATCCAAGACAGTTTATCTGATAGTAAATCTACTTTAAGAAACAAACTACTCAGGTTTTGGCATCTTTGATGTAGATCTGCTGATAAACCAGGAAATGCAGTGGTGCACATTTCAcccctcatttcattattgaacATCTGCTGACATCCTGCCCTGCTAGAGACAAACCTGTATTGTAATAGCTGCTATATTGATACAATTGCAGTTAATGGAAGCCGAACTATTGAGGTTTGTGCTTTTGTCTTCTATATGGCAGgaggttcccccttatgatccaggtcctggtccaggtttctacccccttatgatccaggtcctggtccaggtttctacccccttatgatccaggtcctggtccaggtttctacccccttatgatccaggtcctggtccaggtttctaccccccttatgatccaggtcctggtccaggtttctacccccttatgatccaggtccaggtccaggtttctacccccttatgatccaggtcctggtccaggtttctacccccttatggggagtttttacctgccattgtttatgtaatttatgtaataattgctcgggggtttatgttcatgttctggtctctggaaagatcctagagacaacttctgttgtaatagacgctatacaaataaaattgaattgaaaaaaatgtaatatattagcCAGTGAAGATGTGCGGAACCAGGGAAGATAACTGACGTTGCCAAAGGCCAGCAGGACAGAGTCGAAGTAGAGCAGGACGCCGAAGAGCAGGAAGAAAAGACCGAATCCCATCAGACCGACACCGACCTCTGGAAGACAAAGGTCATGATTTTAGCCTTCAAAACAGAATCACAGCTGCAGCTTCATGGGGTTTCAGTATATTTGGGGTCGTtggaggatggatgatggaaccCACTCAAGTTTACTTTGTTCTCACCTTCTTATCTCCACTCTGACACTGAAACTGGTACTGACCCCCGTACTGACACCGTTACAGATGCTGGTACTGACCCCCGTACTGACACCGTTACAGATGCTGGTACTGACCCCCATACTGACACCGTTACAGATGCTGGTACTGACCCCCGTACTGACACCGTTACAGATGCTGGTACTGACACCGTTACAGATGCTGGTACTGACACCGTTACAGATGCTGGTACTGACACCGTTACAGATGCTGGTACTGACACCGTTACAGATGCTGGTACTGACACCGTTACAGATGCTGGTACTGACCCCCGTACTGACACCGTTACAGATGCTGGTACTGACCCCCGTACTGACACCGTTACAGATGCTGGTACTGACCCCGTTACAGATGCTGGTACTGACACCGTTACAGATGCTGGTACTGACCCCGTTACAGATGCTGGTACTGACCCCGTTACAGATGCTGGTACTGACCCCCGTACTGACACCGTTACAGATGCTGGTACTGACCCCGTTACAGATGCTGGTACTGACACCGTTACAGATGCTGGTACTGACCCCGTTACAGATGCTGGTACTGACCCCCGTACTGACACCGTTACAGATGCTGGTACTGACACCGTTACAGATGCTGGTACTGACCCCGTTACAGATGCTGGTACTGACCCCCGTACTGACACCGTTACAGATGCTGGTACTGACACCGTTACAGATGCTGGTACTGACCCCCGTACTGACACCGTTACAGATGCTGGTACTGACCCCGTTACAGATGCTGGTACTGACCCCCGTACTGACACCGTTACAGATGCTGGTACTGACCCCCGTACTGACACCGTTACAGATGCTGGTACTGACCCCCGTACTGACACCGTAACAGATGCTGGTACTGACACCGTTACAGATGCTGGTACTGACCCCCGTACTGACACCGTAACAGATGCTGGTACTGACACCGTTACAGATGCTGGTACTGACCCCCGTACTGACACCGTTACAGATGCTGGTACTGACACCGTTACAGATGCTGGTACTGACACCGTTACAGATGCTGGTACTGACCCCCGTACTGACACCGTTACAGATGCTGGTACTGACACCGTTACAGATGCTGGTACTGACACCGTTACAGATGCTGGTACTGACCCCGTTACAGATGCTGGTACTGACCCCGTTACAGATGCTGGTACTGACCCCGTTACAGATGCTGGTACTGACCCCGTTACAGATGCTGGTACTGACACCGTTACAGATGCTGGTACTGACCCCGTTACAGATGCTGGTACTGACCCCGTTACAGATGCTGGTACTGACCCCGTTACAGATGCTGGTACTGACCCCGTTACAGATGCTGGTACTGACACCGTTACAGATGCTGGTACTGACCCCGTTACAGATGCTGGTACTGACACCGTTACAGATGCTGGTACTGACCCCGTTACAGATGCTGGTACTGACCCCGTTACAGATGCTGGTACTGACCCCGTTACAGATGCTGGTACTGACCCCCGTACTGACACCGTTACAGATGCTGGTACTGACACCGTTACAGATGCTGGTACTGACCCCGTTACAGATGCTGGTACTGACACCGTTACAGATGCTGGTACTGAACTACTGACCAAATATTGATCCTGATACTTATCCAGGTTCTGATCCCTGTACAGATCCTGATTATTGATTggcttaggctatttacacccgggtgcaagtactgttgtgtaggctatttacaccatgctaccaatatcaatgtacaggactgtctcagaaaattagaatattgtgataaagttctttattttctgtaattcaaaaatgtcatacattctggattcatttcaaatcaactgaaatattgcaagccttttattattttaatattgctcatcatggcttacagcttaagaaaactcaaatatcccatctcaaaaaattagaatattctgggaatcttaatcttaaactgtaagccataatcagcaatattaaaataataaaaggcttgcaatatttcagttgatttgtaatgaatccagaatgtatgacatttattttttttaattgcattacagcaaataaagaactttatcacaatattctaattttctgagacattcctgtatgctatttgcacccatgtattattagaaaaaaaaaatgtaaaaaaattataaaaaaaaaaaaatccatcagttcaacagtgattgacaggGATTCACACCACTTTGGATAAACTTCATTTAATCCcttcaaaatatcttacaatgacataagagaaaaaattgttcatacaaaagtgtgagagcagacgtttgtctggctctattgtttgacatggttccatttttagagtggtgcacatgcgccttctgttgcagacacgtcggtgcacatgcgcatgggcaacgcatttgttttcatatgtcaacagggtgtgaatagctcagctggtggaggcttgctatttgtaccctggtgcaaatagtcactccgTTATTGATTCTGGTACTGATGATAGTACAGTTGGAAATAATGTAGTGCCATTACTTTATAATGCTATTATTTATTTAGAAGTCTAAACAAGAGGGTTTGCTTGGAAGGAATCTCAAGaggatggactggtgacctgtccaggatgtaacccctgcctctcacctgaaatgagctgggatttgcagacccccgtgaccctgcaaaggataaagcgggtatagaaaatggatggatggatggatctcagGAGAAAGACTTTTCCGAACATGGAATCACATGAGGTTTTACAAAGCTGCATCTGAGCAAACCACACGACTCCTGGTGCAGTCTCCTACGAACAACTGAGACCACGGTGGAGTTGTTTCACCTTAATAGCTGCTTTCTCACTATCAATCCAAATTTGAGTGTACTGAAGTGAAACCAGTCCTGTTGCTTCTCTGGTTCCACTTCCAGGGCTGAACAGGTCTAATTCCACCTTGGACCCTGATTTCACTGTTTTGAGCGACCAGACAGAGCTGATCAGGGCTTTACAATTCAGCCTCTTTCCACTGTATTTATGACAGACTTGCTTCACTAACAGCTGTTGTTAACATCTATCACCAATATGGCAGATTCAGATTTGGATCAACTTCAGTTACCTTTTGTACCTTTTCTGAGTCTTTCCTCCCTCACTCTCTTCACAATACTTCCATTAACGATCACAACTGCTCTTTTCAGTGAAATGAATCGTCCGGTTCATTAAAAAGATGTGTTCATTGACTCCGTGATGGCTTGACTGGATCTCTGCTCAGGCTCTCTGAACTGAAACACGACTAGATACTTCATGAATGTCAGCTTCCACCAGTGTtgcttcaacaaacaccccAGACTCCTCTTGATAATCCTGACATTATGaaagttccatccatccatccattttccaccgcttatccgttcccgggtcacgggggcagcaacctcaacagagatgcccagacttccttcaccccagacacttcctccagctcttcctccagctcttcctctagTTCTTccgccagctcttcctccagctcttcctccagctcttcctccatctcttcctccagctcttcctccagctcttcctccagctcttcctccagctcgtcctccagctcttcctccagctcttcctccagctcttcctccagctcttcctccagctcttcctccagctcgtcctccagctcttcctccagctcttcctc
This genomic window from Cololabis saira isolate AMF1-May2022 chromosome 8, fColSai1.1, whole genome shotgun sequence contains:
- the golt1a gene encoding vesicle transport protein GOT1A, which encodes MPSITEFQKVGVGLMGFGLFFLLFGVLLYFDSVLLAFGNILFLAGLTFIIGFRRTAHFFFQRHKFRGSLFFFGGVLLVLFRWPVIGMVVESYGFVLLFRSFLPMAAGFLLSAVNIPFLNSFFSSSQSIV